aataaataaattactgCGTAATTAATGTTTAGCATTAATTTGTTCATAAATTATCGCACTTATTTACtctgatttatttgtttgtatttagAATCTAACCTTGATGGTAGGAGTGGTCGATAGACACCTGTGGAATTGTGCATATTTGTTTAGAGAACTCACCTTGGGGAGATTTTTGATCATGGGCGGGCCTATTCCATAACAGTGGCAATTTTCTGAGTTTAGAGCTTCTGTGTTCTATGATCCAGTGTCATCCAGGTATTTAATGATctttcaactgaaaaaaaaacattgtagtCAGTCACGTCAGTGTCTATTTGTCTGGTAATTCTTCTTAAAGGTTTTCGGGGGAGCTATGAGTGAAATTACTTCTATCCcgttttaaaatattatttatttccttggGCTATTACTCCTTTTTGCGCATATTCTTCCTGCCTAATCTAAACaaatagagaagaaattttatttcttatatacGGGCACACTACAGTGTTGTGGTCAGGTCCTGGCACGGACTTTCGTGCACTTATTCAGCGTAAACaagagaaacagaaaacacTATTCTTTAATTCGAAACATGCACCACTTTGATCTTTCGCTCGTACCAGGTGATCACAGTTGCTTCTCATCAAGATGTAAAACACGTCCTTATGTCATCGAATGATAGTTTAGTAGAGATCTGAATTTAATAAAAAGTTTAATATAAATCTGAGTCAATTTTCAgctataaatttttattagatatttcaaatgaaaactaCAAGATCTGCTCTGACATAACTTGTGTCGTTGTGCGTCTGCGTGTTGGTGACGCACAATGTCTGCTGTCCTTATTAATGTGTTAATTGGACTGGTCTTTcgcaaatatttttcagtgATTCTCCGCGCTTCTCTGGCTGTTGTGGTTCTTTCTAATTTGCGGAGTCCgttagtaataaataaataaataagtattcTGAGCAAATTGTCTTTGAGTGCAGGACGCTCCACTCATTTGCAGAAATGTAGTAGCAACAAAGTTCAGGCATCCAATCGCCGAAAGCAATTAAATCATTTCATCTCTACACCACATTTTTTCACTTGTGGTTATTGCTAGCAGTCGCAGGATCGGCTGCCTTCGTCACTACGTAGAACTTTAGCTGAATTACTCAGTTATATTAAAGCAGttaattgaagaaattgtgttttcatcagttttgaaaggaaaacggACTCCAAAatggtttttatttcctttctatCAAGGTTCGTGCCTaaacttgaaaaatagaaaagatccTTTTACTTTTATCCAAAGACCTTTATTCCTAGAGGAGTTAATTAATGTAAATTCCACTCCTAACTATAGCAGTCTCAAACATGCAAAGAAATCCTTGCAATGAcgatcttttcctttttctacgaTTCACGCTGTTATGCAGTTTTTCCACCTCTGTCTCCTAATAATTGTATCTTTGAGTAAGATATGATTCGTCATCCAAGAAGtaatgtggtttttttcgaattgtaAATCTTTTCTGttagattgattttttttttattcggagATTTATTAATCTTTGTTGTCGAGGAGTCTCTAACGGCGtagcaaagagaaaatttacggatttttcttttcttccagacGGGTTCCAGTCCATTACATACAAAAGATGCTAGTCAGAATTGCAATACTGTTCACTGCCTGTTGCTGGTCAGTTCTAGGGATTGAGCACAACCTTACAACAAATCCCAACAACGTCGTGCTACAGATTGGAGAGACTACTAACGTCACTTATCATTCTAAGTAAGTTTCACTAATTGACGTGAATTTGGGGTGGAGGTACGTTTTGACCCGTCGATGAATGGTTATGAAGGTGTTGGGCTACATTAGCAGCAGTATTTGCTGGCAATAATTTAAAAACTCAATAATTTTTCCGAAATGCGAACTACTGTAATTAGCGGTGCCGTGCTAGTTTTAGGAATTGAAATAGGCCGCCTGATCtaaaatggtgaaaaggttTTCATTGGCTGAAATAAGCAAAGAGTTAGGATTTTACGTCGTAAAAGAAATGAGGGTACAAATCAAATACGCGTGAAAACTGACCCTCCAGAATAGCAAAAACAGTATATCtgcaagaaaaatcaaaaaaaaagtgaaagaaagaagtgttGCTTGCTCGGCTAAATATTAAACTGCAAATACATACGCCATTGAATTAAATAGAAATCTGCGCGACAAAAATGGTGATCTCACGCGATGGTCCTGGTTTTCGTGCGGatctttaaggaaaaaattggattttcatATCTCTTTCTTTCAACTAAAAGAACTAATAAATCTCGAACTACAAAAGCAAGTCTATTATTATGTACAATATTTTCGAAACGCCTTCTATGGTTGCGTTTGAAATTCAAATCTAGAAATGAGAAAGGATCGCTCAATGTCTCGCCACCAAAACGCAGTTATAAAGTTTTAAATGATATCTTCTCTGTCTCCAGGGTTAGAACTTTGGACCTGGAACTGAAATTTTAGAACTCCTAGAAGAATCTTAGAAGTTATATCGGCAAAGAATTATTGTATATGCAGAAAGAATCAAGCGCTAAAATTGTCTCTAGAGGATAAATATCAAGTTGGAAGATAAGTGGATTGTTTCTCTCTAGAAGTTTATTATTCAAGATCTCGCCTTTTTCTAAAGACCTCTCTATGACTCCTCGTTGAGAGCATGAAATCGAAATCTGTCTGCACTTGCACTTTTATGCTACGCCCTGTAGAATTTCTTGCATCAATAGGAACAAGCTGAGACACTAATGAAATACCGTCTTTTGCACGTGGAACCATGGTGATTCTTAGATCTTGTTTTGGAAACCCATTCTATTTAAGCTGATGTCTTAACTAGTAAAAGACATAGAGACATACAGTTCTTTTCTACCACTCTATCACTTCAcggtaattaaaggcatcaccccacgaatctgaagtggtgcagatttcaggtggagtattcttatagatgatagtagattatggagaggagggtgattccgtccatttctttttaagaaaacggctcggaagatgcggcgcgtgcacaaggctgacgcgctccagtcgaaattgtagaaaaaagtgcgcaaGAACGccagaagccgtatcttccgggccgttttttacggcaattgggaagaaatggacagaatcactcttctccccataatctactatgccgtatacgaatactccacctgaaattcgtaccacctcagattcgtgaagtgatgcctttaagctaggCGAAGTTGATATTTGAGTAGaccatttttcagaaatttttgctgtgAACATTGTATTTGTCTAGCGAACAGAATCTTAATTCCCGGTGCTTTAATCCTGCGATGCTGGAAAGAGGAAGCCAAGCAGATCAGCGAAAGATCCACGTGCTAAACTTCAAAGACCAGTTTTTGATGAATTGATAGTGATGCTTTTTCTACTTTGATAGCAGCTTCAAAAAGCGCCTAATCTAATCTGTTACTGTTACCGTAACTATGACATCCAACATAATATGCGAAGGTAGCGCGTGCTTAAAAAGCACCTAAATGCCAAATTACAAAAGAAGTCTATAGATAATCTAAGAAAGTTCAGAAACCCCAGCTGTCACGTGTTCAGTGTATAGGTATATACAAAAATAGGTCGATACCGATATAACCTTCGCAATTTTCGTCGTATTTTGCGAACCCGGTgctatggtcgggtcaaaacgacatgagacGCCGTGTAGtcgcgtaggcggttgcgcccCACGCAGTGCGGTCGAGCGTGACGGTTAGGATTGAGGAAAGGCCCCTACTAGCACCACCGCTGCTGTCCGAGATGGTCCTGCCGCTGTCACTTCCGCTGCTGCATCTGCAGCTTTATGTCGTTTGGATCGCACTAGATTTGCAGCGAAAGCGTAAGAGAATCAATAAGAACGATTGTTGCTGGAAGATATCTATCGTAAATAAAACTCAAGAGTCAAGCTTGGTCCGGTTCTATAAGATACagaaggaaattttcagaGGAAGAAACATATGTAACAGATACACATAGAATTCTTCGACTTGACAACAAACGAAAAATGTTCCTCGATTCTTCTAAAATCCCTATTTTCAGTGTCCCGCTTACATCCAATATATTGTTATACTTCAACAAATCGGATTACTTTGGTACACCTGATCACATAGAAGTGGATCAAACAACACGAGAAGGTGTTCTTCAGGTGACTGGTCTAAAGCCAGTCAGCTCAGTTTATTTGGATGTGGCAAACTGCACGAAAGACGACGCTTCAGAATGTAGACTTGAGTGAGTGgtgtttttctaagaaaaagtcGTCATTTGCATGTCTCCTATGTTCTCCTCCACCAAAACAAggccttttttgtttctactgATCAAAGTGAGAACAAATTGATAGAAAGGAGTTTTCCTATCTATGCGAtattatggttttttttcggttctgttctgtttttttttttgcggaagagGTGAAAATgtccgtatttttttttggaaaacttaCAATTTGAAGAGTCAGCCACAACAGCACacataataaaattattcgtCTACGTATTTATgggcatagatgcgatagtagaagccggtgctctgacctcttcacttttggaaggTTGGGAAAGgaacctccttcacttttagacggttggcgaaaggacccccttcacttgagctgcaccccatgaactaaacccccttcacctgagaagggtccggcttctccttATCACACCTATGTTTATGGGTATGGAATGACGAGTGTTTTCTAATACTTGTTTCATCTTAATTCAGACTGAtgaaatcctttaaaatttgaaaggacGTACTTGACACGGGTGCAACTTTAAATTGTCTCCACTAAACACACATAAAATTGGAACTTACAAATTCATTTCAACAAGACATTAAAGGCAAAGAATCACGAGATTTTGACGTTGGGATCTCTGTTCGAGTAGATCCAAATGATAGAGGAATTGAATCCCCCAAAAATCTGGAAGAGCGCACGGTTATCACGTTTTTTTGTATACCCAACGATTCAACTTACTACGGCTGATGGAATGTGGATAGTTCAACGCAATTTTGCACACACAGCTCCTTTTTTCAACTAGAATAACCAATTATCTGGAAGTTACAAAAGTAGGCCTATAAATACGCATGGTCAGTGATAATGCAGGTGGGGCACCTTCTGTTACTCGCTTTAGTCATACTAAAACTGCCGAATTGAGTTTTACAACGACGGATTCGCACGCGTCCTACCTGtacgcgtaataagttgcgtCGTTGGAGAGGTGCGGTCACGCAGAACCGCTACACCCACAcctctttctggattttctgaaGGAAGTTGAGCGTGATCCCGTTTATAATTGTGAACTGCCCCGCTATCGCTATCTACTCGGGTAAAAATTccaacattgaaaatttcgtgatacgctgcccttAGTTTTACTGCTTCATTAGCAAAAGAATGCTCCAATGTCACCGTCTACAGTATCTGTTTGACTTCAGAAATTCTGAAATGCGCACAGCAGGAGTGCAAATTGCTGCAAGCGTATTATTAATGGAAATAACTCAATAGTACATACACGtgtacattttttaaagaatgtagGCTCAACAGCGATAAACCATCCTTTAAACAGAAAGTCAACTCATCACTTTTAAATTTCAGCATTGAACTTGTTTTTAAAtcagatttaaaggcagcataccacgaatctgagggggtgcggatttcaggtagagtatccgtatacggtgtcgtagattatggagacgggggtagttcagctcatttctccctgcatcactgcaaaaaacctcctccagaatgctgtgttgtacgacgtcatctattgcaacgctccaccccttacgccgcctccgccctgcgattcgtcgaaaatcaatccaGATTGCTCCGATAGGCGGTAAGGGACGccacgcgtgcaagggtggcgtaCTGCACTAGAAGGCATCGatcaaaacagcattcaggggccggctgcttgcagtgattcaggaagagatgaaccgaaaccaccccggtcttcataatctatgaccccgtacacggatactccacctgaaatccgtaccaccacagattcgtggtatgctgcctttaaaataacTTTCTTATTCAGTATGGAGCAGAGGTTCGCGAAGAGCTCTACTCATTCCTTGAAATAATCCCTTTACTATTTCAGTACAAATCACGCTTATGTCCGCATCAGTGTCATCAAGTCACATCTTATTAACCTCTTCACAGTAATTGTCGGGTGGATGTATTTTGCAGCATGGAGCCTATCATTTTATCCTCAGATATACCTCAATTTTAAGCGGAAAAGGTAAAAGAGATgtctattccttttttccccttcatTTACATCCTCTTTCCTCACCAACCAGCACATCCCACATTTGCAGCGTCACTGGTTtaaatttcgattttcttctgttgaaTCTCATTGGATTCTCAGCTTATGGAACATATAATTTATTGATGTATTATGATCCAGTTGTACAGGTGACTTTGCtttcctttcaaatttctataatAGCAAATTTTATGAAATCAATTAACTGATGTTTCAGGCTGAATACGAGACTCAGCATCCCCGTAGTCCTATACCAGTACTACTTAACGATGTTGTTTTTGCTGTACACGCTTTCACTGCATGTGTTATAACAGCAGCGCAATGCTTTTTGCTAGAGGTTCATTCGTACACCCTCCTGTTGCATGATCCAGACCCTGCTATCCGAGCGTTTATCCTTTCAGCGAGATGGTCAACGAGTATCCATTACATGTATTGTGCTTGcttctattcttattcttttcgcTGTTGGATCAGGAATTGCGACTTTATTCAAATTACTCACTGTTCTACAATTTGTGATGTGTTTCTCGTACATCAAAATGGCGGTCACACTATCCAAATACTTTCCACAGGTAACATTTTCTGTTCACACCAGCAATTTCATATTCTAGTGCGACATGATAATTTTCCAGCTTTATGTTTCAGAAGAGTGCAAAATTGAAAAGCTACTGAATAGATTAGCCGTATAACAATATTCTGATTTTGTCCTTCATATATCCTGAAATTGTTACTACAGAACCCTTCATAAGACAAATGTAATTCAAACGATCTAACCCTGACAACAATGATGCTTAGCCTAATCTCAAGTCCTACAAACTTTCAAGTCGTCAACAAAGCTGGAAATTCTGATTCTGTGAAAATAGATTCGGCAGCACTCGCTGAAATTTTTGCGGAGCTTTCGAATTTTACATGAAGAAGATCCTGATCTACTTCTTTCAATACATCCAAGTGTACGCATTCccaaataaggaagaaaaatagtggTGTTATTTATCAAAATCATCCCTCACGATTAATCCTTCTCTCTAATCCCGACTTGCATCCTTTCAAAAACGAAATACGAGTcagaaaattgatttttttacaatgtGCTATAACatgaacgcaaaaaaaaggtgaacaaCAAGAGAATGTCAACCGTTATTTTCTCCGTGTAGTTTGCTCCATAGAGCGATTGTGAATTGTCGAGTATGATTGCCTACGATTTTTCGCGAAATTGCCAAAACCGGTAGTACTTTCGGTACCGGTAGAACAGAATAGTTTGAAATGGGGGACTTTCGCTACTGGtgcctctttttctcttctttgaactttatttttattgatttttatttgatcaaTTACTTGCCCTCTTATAAATAGAAACATTTAAAGCGGTATTTGCAGCAGACTTTGTTAACAAGAGATAATGAAATCGCTTCTTAATGCAATTAAATGGTAAAGTTTCACTTTAGAAGGAACTAATTTGCTTTCTACGACGCCTCTACATCATGCTATCTTATCTTTATTTCAGATGTATTtcaattttcgaagaaagagTACTGTTGGTTGGTCAATTGGTAACGTGTTGCTTGACTTTACTGGCGGCACGTTGGACATCCTACAGATGGTCCTGCAATGTATAAATGCTGCTGATTGGGTTGCGTTCTATGGAAATCCGGTCAAATTTGGGCTTGGACTAGTGTCGATACTGTTCgacatcattttcattttccaacaCTACGTCCTATACAGAGGAGTACAAGTTGTTCACGCTGAATACGCAGGGATTGTGAATACGGAGGCACCACAAAGTTCGCCTCCAGGAAACCATGGGCCTATCAACCCGCCTGATGAACCGATATTTGACGAGGATATGCGGTGAATCTATATGACGTATTGATAtgttaatattttgtaataaataattgctCACATCCAACTAGTCACAAAAGAACTTGTAGTAGATATGTTTATTCGAGTCATTAAAGCACAATAATATAACATTTTTGATCGAAATCAATTACTTACAACGTTCTGCTTTCTCCAGTATCGCTTCTCTGAATAACAGGAGACAATTGTTGAGTGAAACTGCATCCTAAATATAGTTCATGAATAGTCACG
This is a stretch of genomic DNA from Necator americanus strain Aroian chromosome II, whole genome shotgun sequence. It encodes these proteins:
- a CDS encoding hypothetical protein (NECATOR_CHRII.G5438.T1), translated to MLVRIAILFTACCWSVLGIEHNLTTNPNNVVLQIGETTNVTYHSNVPLTSNILLYFNKSDYFGTPDHIEVDQTTREGVLQVTGLKPVSSVYLDVANCTKDDASECRLDTNHAYVRISVIKSHLINLFTVIVGWMYFAAWSLSFYPQIYLNFKRKSVTGLNFDFLLLNLIGFSAYGTYNLLMYYDPVVQAEYETQHPRSPIPVLLNDVVFAVHAFTACVITAAQCFLLERDGQRVSITCIVLASILILFAVGSGIATLFKLLTVLQFVMCFSYIKMAVTLSKYFPQMYFNFRRKSTVGWSIGNVLLDFTGGTLDILQMVLQCINAADWVAFYGNPVKFGLGLVSILFDIIFIFQHYVLYRGVQVVHAEYAGIVNTEAPQSSPPGNHGPINPPDEPIFDEDMR